A part of Plasmodium sp. gorilla clade G2 genome assembly, chromosome: 8 genomic DNA contains:
- a CDS encoding protein disulfide isomerase: MNRKYFSSLFLFLISFVFQSFVRSHGDLFNEFVTDIHDGELDKFTTKNDIVLVMFYAPWCGHCKRLIPEYNEAANILNEKKSEIKLASIDATVENALAQEYGITGYPTLILFNKKNKINYGGGRTANSIVEWLLQMTGPVFSNIEGNIEDVLKEKKINVAFYLEYTSEDNDLYKKFNEVGDKNREIAKYFVKKNDKHNKLFCYRTDENKVEYDEKMPLEEFVTSESFPLFGEINTENYRFYAESPKELVWVCATTEQYNEIKEHVRLAAQELRKKTHFVLLNIPEYAEHAKASLGLTEFPGLAFQSNEGRYLLKNPKESLLNHNAIINFFKDVEAGKIEKSLKSEPIPEDDKNAPVKIVVGNSFVDVVLKSGKDVLIEIYAPWCGHCKKLEPVYEDLGRKLKKYDSIIVAKMDGTLNETPIKDFEWSGFPTIFFVKAGSKIPLPYEGERSLKGFVDFLNKHATNTPISIDGVPEFDDGTSEEL, encoded by the exons ATGAATAGAAAGTATTTTTCttccctttttttatttcttatttcttTTGTGTTTCAATCATTTGTTCGTTCTCATGGTGACCTCTTCAATGAATTTGTAACAGATATACATGATGGAGAACTGGATAAATTCACaacaaaaaatgatattgTTCTGGTTATGTTTTATGCTCCATg gtGCGGTCATTGCAAAAGACTTATTCCTGAATACAATGAAGCTGCAAATATTTTGAACGAAAAAAAAAGCGAAATAAAATTAGCTAGTATTGATGCGACTGTGGAAAATGCTCTTGCTCAAGAATATGGAATAACAGGATATCCaactttaattttatttaataaaaagaataaaataaattatggaGGTGGAAGAACTGCTAATTCAATCGTTGAATGGTTATTACAAATGACAGGTCCTGTATTTAGTAATATTGAAGGAAATATTGAAGATGTATTAAAAGAGAAGAAAATTAATGTTGCCTTTTATTTAGAATATACATCAGAAgataatgatttatataaaaaatttaatgaaGTAGGTGATAAAAATCGTGAGATTGcaaaatattttgtaaagaaaaatgataaacataataaattattttgttatagaactgatgaaaataaagttGAATACGATGAAAAAATGCCACTTGAAGAATTTGTTACATCTGAATCATTTCCATTATTTGGAGAAATAAATACAGAAAATTATAGATTCTATGCTGAAAGTCCAAAAGAATTAGTTTGGGTATGTGCTACAACAGAacaatataatgaaataaaagaacATGTAAGATTAGCTGCACAagaattaagaaaaaaaacacattttgttttattaaatatacctGAATATGCTGAACATGCTAAAGCATCATTAGGATTAACAGAATTCCCAGGTTTAGCTTTTCAATCAAATGAAGGAAGATACTTATTAAAGAATCCAAAAGAATCACTATTAAATCATAATGctattattaatttctttaaaGATGTTGAAGCTggaaaaatagaaaaatctTTAAAATCAGAACCCATTCCagaagatgataaaaatgctCCAGTCAAAATTGTTGTTGGGAATTCTTTTGTAGATGTTGTCTTAAAAAGTGGAAAAGATGTACTTATTGAAATCTATGCACCATGGTGTGGTCATTGTAAAAAATTAGAACCAGTCTATGAAGATTTAggaagaaaattaaaaaaatatgattcaATTATTGTAGCTAAAATGGATGGAACATTAAATGAAACACCTATTAAAGATTTCGAATGGTCTGGATTCCCAACCATCTTCTTTGTTAAGGCGGGTTCAAAAATACCTTTACCATATGAAGGAGAAAGATCACTCAAAGGATTTGTAGATTTCTTAAATAAACATGCAACAAATACACCAATATCAATAGATGGAGTACCTGAATTTGACGATGGTACATCAGAAGAATTATAA
- a CDS encoding rhomboid protease ROM3: protein MLRKEIESEEDVVVSSENIELIERQTKNKYVDILFPGIALNKIIVWISFFQIIIYILSCLLSENFSKPNVQVLMLLGATYGPLIKEGEFWRLVLPIFLHANLWHLIVNILCILNLGLIIESKYKKSKFLLIYFLSGIIGNILTTICNPCQLAVGASTSGFGLIGCSILEIFLAWKKLTRKAKNYYILNIFLFLLFFMFVSISPTVDLFGHIGGFLSGAFLCCHYNKFIGYNIFQNFLYYSFLSICMLIIFYLPIRLYIINMPCGMIY from the exons ATGTTAAGAAAAGAGATTGAAAGTGAAGAAGATGTTGTTGTATCGTCTGAAAATATTGAGCTCATTGAAAGACagacaaaaaataaatacgtTGACATTTTATTTCCTGGAATAGCATTaaataa AATTATTGTGTGGATAagtttttttcaaataattatttatattttaagttGTTTATTGAGTGAAAATTTCAGCAAGCCAAATGTGCAAGTCTTGATGTTACTCGGTGCAACTTATGGGCCTTTAATaaa ggAAGGTGAATTTTGGAGACTTGTGCTTCCCATTTTTTTACATGCTAACTTATGGCATTtaattgtaaatattttgtgTATATTAAACTTAGGTTTAATAATTGAAAGTAAATATAAGAAgtctaaatttttattaatatattttttatctggAATAATTGGAAATATTCTCACTACCATTTGTAATCCTTGTCAGCTAGCTGTCGGGGCATCAACCAGTGGATTTGGATTAATTGGATGTTCAatattagaaatatttttagcTTGGAAAAAATTAACAAGAAAGGctaagaattattatattcttaatatttttttatttctattattttttatgtttgtTAGTATTTCACCTACAGTAGATCTTTTTGGTCATATAGGTGGATTCCTCTCTGGAGCTTTCTTATGTTGTCactataataaatttataggATACAACat TTTTCagaattttctttattatagcTTTCTTTCTATTTGTatgttaattattttttatttgccTATcagattatatattataaatatgccATGTGGAATGATCTATTAA
- a CDS encoding leucine--tRNA ligase, putative — translation MLFKLVRFLIYIYLYSFYYQHLNNVNALNNNKYKNVFFFESPNVLINKRRRNYKRKIYLHEEPKLQYDFINIEKKWQTIWNSKSLLDRDFEIYNKINLERKQKKEKKEKKYKNVDKKYKGVNDQNDVINNSNIDINKPKNDGNHNSDNLYNYNNHNNNNNNHKNNYYSRKKFYILDMFPYPSSEGLHVGHILCFTITDIISKFKRMNNYCVFHPIGWDSFGLPCDRLSMKKKIDPRKIINKNINNFKNQLIKLGFLFNWKCEINTCDQNYYKWTQWIIIQLFLNNLSYKKSSYVNWSNELRCVISNDELRNELNLQSLQIQKIKLLQWYLKITNYANRLIKDLNLINWPTKIKNMQINWIGKKTGIFLKARIISLHKILTNNNLKNKKCYHKHMINIFYNNIFNHPFFILINYILSSIFIFHNYINYLNEQTNEKQNSHIKQLNNQMEIYNFINKYKFFFSYDQNDLFLFFSCFFNYYDNTKNIDNMKEQKLNLPNDNFQNEQFEVYYNILNNNNNSSFFFDTNWIYFNGQNDMIIQMLLNNKESYNANYFLYNFKDNIKSKDFINDHNNENVLNQKNCYVNIFLNKNEFIWQNDKLIISVNHPNIRNIVNHNPFLLKFIDKMILEKDTVRLKNEELYFTGSVIYSPIINKIIPIYVSAYILDNNKNFLFLKKDMINYSKDQNSNTNTSSIYKLLKDSNYSKKKNIYNLKDWLFSRQRYWGEPFPFLYKIKDKKGTYMDNTKKDQHNVNYNDNMLSHCKNINNDSNYYYQNNDKKIKIKKVINSPNNNIYIDDLPLKLPKFNKKIYEINHNNEQNVNKVSSVLSRFKKWIITKKYNMLYKRESDIMPQWAGSSWYFLRYIDPKNEKEIFNKNKINSWLPVDLYVGGSEHAVLHLLYSRFFHKFLYDLKLTKHKEPFQKLFNQGLLLNTTSFYLYTTLDNKLVSFEQINEKKINANTNTNTNTTNYLNVPKNNYLMEQNKKVNINVAYSQNDCETNNLLTGQVLPEQKLACSGDQNGKNIAENNDERINDINISPNGSLLNKDIIKNNMNDCMKENVKYILRKDERYDDISKKNELINEVDESELKDKILSKNNYTIVDNKYKKFLIDEEYVKEEKDQKYYLKNFPSIEVQPNYEKMSKSKGNTINPLDIVKTYGSDCLRLHILFLGPVDQNKKWTTKGIKGTFKFLNNLYNLFIQRSDMKNKESNKNNNMCAHVVDNMNDFVCHKDNIEKCVNKKNILLKDDEYEKEKHIKLKRKEKKKLQYIICKNCKKKSSNKKLILNFLKNKYGFTPNNKYKKVNDYLNIILKKDSHVFNKLSDKIKKIKIEDIENEKKKKVNYYIEKITNCINDIKLNTAVSFFMKFYNEIKTWDIIPLKIFLIFVKLLYPFCPHICEEFWFYYLKRYKIRKRKKICYFCNSNLLYYGRWPSLFEIKQNKMVNISIKMNNKHITFLQKDISNTDDITEEATSLIKHKIENEMKKGRKIVNIINIPNKVINFIIK, via the coding sequence atgTTATTTAAGCTTGTCCgttttttaatatacatatatttgtattccTTTTATTATCAACACTTGAATAATGTTAATGcgttaaataataataaatataagaatgtgtttttttttgaatcaCCCAATGTGCTAATAAATAAGAGAAGAAGAAACTATAAgaggaaaatatatttacatgaaGAACCAAAATTACAGTATGATTTTATTAACATCGAAAAGAAATGGCAAACTATCTGGAATTCTAAAAGTTTATTGGATAGAGACTTtgagatatataataaaattaatttggaaagaaaacaaaaaaaagaaaaaaaagaaaaaaaatataaaaatgtagatAAAAAGTATAAAGGTGTAAATGATCAAAATgatgttataaataattctaatatagatataaataaaccgAAAAATGATGGTAATCACAATAGTGACaatctttataattataataatcataataataataataataatcataaaaataattattatagtagaaaaaaattttacatATTAGATATGTTTCCATATCCTTCTTCAGAAGGATTACATGTAGGTCATATATTATGTTTCACTATTACAGATATTATTAgtaaatttaaaagaatgaATAATTATTGTGTTTTTCATCCCATTGGTTGGGATAGCTTCGGTTTACCTTGTGATAGATTatcaatgaaaaaaaaaatagatccaagaaaaattataaataaaaatataaataatttcaaaAATCAATTAATCAAATTaggttttctttttaattggAAATGTGAAATAAATACATGTgatcaaaattattataaatggaCACAATGGATTATTATACAActgtttttaaataatctAAGTTATAAAAAATCTTCATATGTTAATTGGTCAAATGAATTACGTTGCGTAATTTCAAATGATGAATTAAGaaatgaattaaatttaCAATCTCTTCaaattcaaaaaattaaattgttACAGTGGTATCTTAAAATTACAAATTATGCTAATCGTCTAATTAAagatttaaatttaattaattggcctactaaaattaaaaatatgcaaATTAATTGGATTGGTAAAAAAACAGGCATATTCTTAAAAGCCAGAATTATTTCTTTACACAAAATTTTAACAaacaataatttaaaaaataaaaaatgttatcataaacatatgattaatattttttataataatatatttaatcaccctttttttatattaataaattatatattatcatccatatttatatttcataactatataaattatttaaatgaacaaacaaatgaaaaacaaaattcACATATCAAACAATTAAATAATCaaatggaaatatataattttattaataaatacaaatttttcttttcatatgaTCAAAAtgatctttttcttttcttctcttgtttttttaattattatgataatacaaaaaatatagacaacatgaaagaacaaaaattaaACCTTCCAAATGATAATTTTCAAAATGAACAATTTGAAgtgtattataatattttaaataataataataattcctcatttttttttgataccAATTGGATATATTTTAATGGTCAAAATGAtatgataatacaaatgttattaaataataaagaaagcTATAATGCCAATTATTTCTTATACAACtttaaagataatataaaaagtaaagattttataaatgatcataataatgaaaatgtgttaaatcaaaaaaattgttatgtaaatatatttttaaataaaaatgaatttatttggcaaaatgataaattaatCATAAGTGTGAATCATCCAAATATTAGAAATATTGTTAATCATaatccttttttattaaaatttattgatAAAATGATTCTTGAAAAGGATACAGTaagattaaaaaatgaagaattatATTTCACAGGGTCAGTTATTTATTCAcctataataaataaaattattcctatatatgtatctgcatatattttagataataataagaatttcCTCTTTCTAAAAAAAgatatgataaattattCAAAGGATCAAAATAGCAATACTAATACTtcatcaatatataaattattgaaGGATTCAAAttatagtaaaaaaaaaaatatttataatttaaaagattgGTTATTTTCAAGACAAAGATATTGGGGAGAACCATTTCCTtttctatataaaattaaagataaaaaaggGACATATATGGATAACACTAAAAAGGATCAACATAAtgttaattataatgataatatgttaagtcattgtaaaaatattaataatgattccaattattattatcaaaataatgataaaaaaataaaaataaaaaaagtcaTAAATTctccaaataataatatttatatagatgATTTACCATTAAAATTAccaaaatttaataaaaaaatatacgaaataaatcataataaCGAACAGAATGTAAATAAAGTTTCTTCTGTTTTGTctagatttaaaaaatggataattaccaaaaaatataatatgctATATAAAAGAGAAAGTGATATAATGCCACAATGGGCAGGATCAAGCTGGTATTTTCTTAGATATATTGAtccaaaaaatgaaaaagaaatttttaataaaaataaaattaactCGTGGCTACCAGTAGATTTATATGTTGGAGGTAGTGAACATGCTGTATtgcatttattatattcaagattttttcataaattcTTATATGATCTCAAATTAACCAAACACAAAGAACCCTTccaaaaattatttaatcaAGGGCTCTTACTAAATACAACGTCATTCTATTTATATACCACCTTAGATAATAAACTTGTTAGTTTTGAAcaaattaatgaaaaaaaaataaatgcaaatacaaatacaaatacaaatacaactaattatttaaatgtaccaaaaaataattatcttatggaacaaaataaaaaagtaaatataaatgtagcATATAGCCAAAATGATTGTGaaacaaataatttattaacgGGTCAGGTTTTACCTGAACAAAAGCTTGCATGTTCAGGTGAtcaaaatggaaaaaatatagctgaaaataatgatgagagaattaatgatataaatatatcaccAAATGGTAGTTTATTAAATAaggatattattaaaaataacatgAATGATTGTATGAAAGAAAacgtaaaatatattttgagaAAAGATGAAAGATATGatgatatatcaaaaaaaaatgaattaataaatgaGGTAGATGAAAGTGAATTAAAGGATAaaattttatcaaaaaataattacacGATAGTTGATAATAAGTATAAGAAATTTTTAATTGATGAAGAATATGTAAAGGAAGAAAAGGATcagaaatattatttgaagAATTTTCCGTCCATTGAAGTACAACcgaattatgaaaaaatgtCTAAATCGAAAGGAAATACAATAAACCCATTAGATATTGTAAAAACATATGGATCTGATTGTTTAAggttacatattttatttttaggtCCTGTcgatcaaaataaaaaatggacAACTAAAGGAATAAAAGGAACATTTaagtttttaaataatttatataatttatttatacaaagAAGTGATATGAAAAACAAAGagagtaataaaaataataatatgtgtgCACATGTAGtagataatatgaatgatttTGTATGtcataaagataatattgaGAAAtgtgttaataaaaaaaatattttattaaaagatgatgaatatgaaaaagagaaacatattaaattaaaaagaaaagaaaaaaagaaattacaatatattatttgtaaaaattGTAAGAAGAAGAgtagtaataaaaaattaattttaaattttttaaaaaataaatatggttTTACaccaaataataaatataaaaaagtaaatgattatttaaatataatattaaaaaaggattcacatgtatttaataaattatctgataaaataaaaaagataaaaatcgaagatatagaaaatgaaaagaaaaaaaaagtaaattattatatagaaaaaattacGAATTgtattaatgatataaaattaaatacagctgtttctttttttatgaaattttataatgaaataaaaacatgGGATATTATtcctttaaaaatatttcttatatttgtaaaattattatatccaTTTTGTCCACATATTTGTGAAGAGTTTtggttttattatttaaaaagatataaaattagaaaaagaaaaaaaatatgttatttcTGTAATTcaaatttgttatattatggAAGGTGGCCTTCTTTGTttgaaataaaacaaaataaaatggtCAACATatctataaaaatgaataacaAGCATATAACATTTCTTCAAAAGGATATATCAAATACAGATGACATAACAGAAGAGGCAACTAGCTtgataaaacataaaatcgaaaatgaaatgaaaaaggGTAGGAAAATTGttaacataataaatattccaaataaagtaataaattttataataaaatga
- a CDS encoding mitochondrial inner membrane protein OXA1, putative — protein sequence MFQHNNLLKCNFNIIFHNISFRTNKAEWKKGLSVNPNKRNQIENNKSNINDTYYHIYEYDKNMVVNKFIEMYINMWYIKNQRNKINKNIKDNINNIYKKNHIYNNTLNTKYVRNKQPFYNNNIHDKFGIVLFSRFFFTIPINNINNYFNKQHNDKKINDKFDMSYCEEGSNKDLPNNNDHLKREEVSGKKLTYTENNNNDNNHIYSDNIYSDNIYSDNIYNNHSKNIFLSEDESKGDITEDIFPYTDFIIEKCKLNIKSDVDIYENTWYVKLIYDLLNSTKIFFDCTWMSSIIMTTLFMRIIILPLTVSSERDRRKQKILSPLLKELTKKLKDNAQDGNIKKALEFKKKILNIRNTHGISLIPKSIILMAFFQTPLFFIFYFSMKRIASYPDIFKDFTFESPLWLDSLSLPDPYYILPLLSSLLLLSNNELTLLIDKKINENNKQSNLYDQEETEFQKNIKKITKLGMRLFYMSSVLFFKSMPSGLFIYFITNTFFQLFITQICKIKIIENFLDLPPLHSKGFITSANTTQQQTASQKKIIHMNDLIKRKK from the coding sequence ATGTTTCAACATAATAATTTGCTCAAatgtaattttaatataatatttcataacATTTCTTTCAGAACAAATAAAGCAGAATGGAAAAAGGGATTGAGTGTCAATCCCAATAAAAGAAAtcaaatagaaaataataaaagtaatataaatgatacatattatcatatatatgagTATGACAAAAATATGGTAGTTAATAAATTCATCGagatgtatataaatatgtggTACATAAAGAATCagagaaataaaataaacaaaaatataaaagataatataaataatatatataaaaaaaatcatatatataataatacattgaACACAAAATATGTTAGAAATAAACAaccattttataataataatatacatgatAAATTTGGGATTGTTCTATTTTCTAGATTTTTTTTCACTATACCcataaacaatataaataattattttaataaacaacataatgataagaaaataaatgataagtTTGATATGTCTTATTGTGAGGAAGGTTCTAATAAGGATTTACCTAATAACAATGATCACCTTAAAAGAGAAGAAGTGTctggaaaaaaattaacatatacagaaaataataataatgataataatcatatttatagtgataatatttatagtgataatatttatagtgataatatttataataaccattccaaaaacatatttttaagtGAGGATGAAAGTAAGGGAGATATAACAGAAGATATATTTCCTTATACCGATTTTATTATAGAAAAATGTAAgcttaatataaaaagtgatgtagatatatatgaaaacaCATGGTatgtaaaattaatatatgacTTATTAAATtcaacaaaaatattttttgattgTACATGGATGAGTTCCATTATAATGACAACATTATTTAtgagaataataattttaccATTAACTGTATCTTCAGAAAGAGAtagaagaaaacaaaaaatattaagtcctttattaaaagaattaacaaagaaattaaaagataatgCACAAGatggaaatattaaaaaagctttagaatttaaaaaaaaaattttaaatataagaaataccCATGGTATATCCTTAATACCTAAATCTATTATTTTAATGGCTTTCTTTCAAAcacctttattttttatattctattTTTCTATGAAAAGAATAGCATCATATCCTGATATTTTTAAAGACTTTACATTTGAATCTCCATTATGGCTCGATAGTTTATCACTGCCAGATCCTTATTACATACTACCTCTCTTATCATCTCTTTTGttattatcaaataatgaattaacattattaatagataaaaaaattaatgaaaataataaacaatcaAATTTATATGATCAAGAAGAAACagaatttcaaaaaaatattaaaaaaattacaaagcTTGGTATGagattattttatatgtccTCTGTATTATTCTTTAAATCGATGCCATCtggattatttatatattttattacaaaTACATTTTTTCAGTTATTCATAACacaaatatgtaaaataaaaattatagaaaatTTTCTTGATCTACCTCCTTTACATTCGAAAGGATTTATAACTAGTGCTAATACGACACAGCAGCAAACAgcttcacaaaaaaaaataatacacatGAATGACTTAatcaaaaggaaaaaataa
- a CDS encoding translation initiation factor EIF-2b alpha subunit, putative, with product MECYDSANQDLQEEHDVVRNFRRYYFEEKEEMHIAAIKSISDVLKNSMSETNFELFINMNEAKCKLNNFINNNKTQQDIISVPHSKRMTIYPIISSCDIYHHFVVKKYTHNENNFHVLKNIIKNNADEFSASLKKSLQTIGSSSNIMFLNKHTTILTHSNSDCVKSLIMDVIKNQNKHVSIYFTCTSQVNLNYEEKEKKFDENFLEELKKENINITKIDLTQVKDIINKIDFVLIGSEIVTDNGGIINKKGIKLISELCLLYKKPFYVTCQAYKFLKIDKNKCSKDFYTFCTQTVTNNINNLYEFVSPDFITLFYTDIGIFPPSNISYELSKLYINDSFYF from the exons atgGAATGTTACGATAGCGCTAACCAGGACTTACAAGAAGAGCATGATG TGGTACGTAATTTCAGAAGATATTATTTTGAGGAAAAGGAAGAAATGCATATAGCAGCCATAAAATCGATATCCga TGTCTTAAAAAATAGCATGTCGGAAACGAACTTTGAATTATTTATCAATATGAATGAAGCAAAatgtaaattaaataattttattaataataataaaacacaaCAAGATATTATATCAGTCCCACATTCTAAAAGAATGACTATATATCCAATAATTTCTTCTTGtgatatatatcatcattttgttgtcaaaaaatacacacacaatgaaaat aactTCCATGTGCTTAAaaacattataaaaaataacgcAGATGAATTCTCAGCAAGTCTAAAAAAAAGTCTTCAAACTATTGGAAGTAGTAGCAATATTATGTTCCTTAATAAACATACTACCATACTAACACATAGTAACTCAGATTGTGTTAAATCACTAATTATGGATGTTATTAAAAATCAGAATAAACATGTCTCCATTTATTTTACCTGCACAAGTCAggtaaatttaaattatgaagaaaaagagaaaaaatttGATGAGAATTTTttagaagaattaaaaaaggaaaatataaatataacaaagaTAGATTTGACACAAgtaaaagatataataaataaaatagattTTGTTTTGATAGGATCAGAAATAGTTACAGATAATGGAggaataattaataaaaagggTATCAAATTAATATCTgaattatgtttattatataaaaagccATTTTATGTAACATGTCAagcatataaatttttaaaaattgataaaaataaatgttcaaaagatttttatacattttgtACACAAACtgtaacaaataatattaataatttatatgaatttgTATCTCCTGATTTTATTACGCTTTTCTATACAGACATAGGTATATTCCCACCTTCTAATATATCTTATGAACTTAGTAAATTGTATATAAATGactccttttatttttag
- a CDS encoding folate transporter 1 — protein sequence MEDDDFIIKDKKVNYETCSTETIASYISINEKCQLIEKEINEDESDNPYLIFNKISSSLIAMLQGVEVLCNLSIIYLLKDNYHLHPASLSIVMSFIKIPWSVKLIWAVISDNYPIFGYRRKYYLLLGSFLCILSLICLGLITHNNLIITIFLLFIYFFGSSLCNVIGEAQVVESNRNCSINGSAKNVSLFFAFRKLSFAIMSYLSGYLLLHMSKKHIFLIGSFLPLCVFTSAFFIYEKRNYKKSSIKQQIKCIYDIIKISYIKNFIIFIFIMMSTPSCGNTLFFYITNELKFSPNLLGKMAMFQSLASFISIISYMLFFTKINIRKLLLYSTIIITPFCLLPLIVIKKLNNFLFIENSLFFITDTVLIEFIAEFQTMPILVLCSTLIPEGFESTIYSLLLSSNNFASIISSFLSSILTYSLNITSTNFNNLPYMIIICCLTNLIPIFFLYILPDPSEQKNNLQHYNSLTQKNYSYPSTDYLSSQKSDSSEITKFSADMLIDDIAVE from the exons ATGGAAGATGACGATTTCAtcataaaagataaaaaagtaaattaTGAAACGTGTAGCACAGAAACGA tcGCTTCCTATATTTCTATAAACGAAAAGTGTCAACTGATAGAAAAGGAAATAAATGAAGATGAAAGTGATAATCCTTATTTGATATTCAATAAAATATCATCCAGTTTAATAG cTATGTTACAAGGAGTAGAAGTTTTGTGTAATCtttctattatatatctGTTGAAAgataattatcatttacaCCCag CTTCACTTAGTATCGTTATGAGCTTTATAAAAATTCCATGGTCAGTTAAATTAATATGGGCTGTGATATCAGATAATTATCCAATATTTGgatatagaagaaaatattatttattattaggATCATTTCtatgtatattatcattaatatgtCTAGGTTTAATTActcataataatttaattataacaatatttttattgtttatatatttttttggaaGTTCTCTTTGTAATGTAATAGGAGAAGCTCAAGTAGTTGAATCAAACAGAAACTGTTCTATAAATGGCTCTGCTAAAAATGTGTCTCTTTTTTTTGCCTTTAGAAAATTAAGCTTTGCTATTATGTCTTATTTATCaggatatttattattacatatgaGTAAGAAgcacatatttttaattggATCATTTTTACCCTTATGTGTATTTACTTCagcattttttatatatgaaaaaagaaattataaaaaatcatCTATCAAACAACAaattaaatgtatttatgatatcataaaaatatcatatattaaaaattttattatatttatatttataatgatgTCTACACCATCATGTGGAAATACactctttttttatattactaaCGAATTAAAATTTAGTCCAAATTTATTAGGAAAAATGGCTATGTTCCAATCATTAGCTAGTTTCATAtctattatatcatatatgcttttttttactaaaataaatatcagaaaattattattatactctacaattattattactcctttttgtttattacCATTAATAGTTATCaagaaattaaataattttttatttatagaaaattctttattttttattacagaTACTGTACTTATCGAATTTATAGCAGAATTTCAAACAATGCCTATTCTAGTATTATGTTCAACATTAATACCTGAAGGTTTTGAATCGacaatatattctttattattatcatctaatAATTTTGCATCTATAATTAGTTCCTTCCTTTCATCTATATTGACATATTCATTGAATATCACATCaacaaattttaataatttaccttatatgataattatatgttgCCTTACAAATCTAATCCCAATTttcttcttatatattttaccaGATCCTtcagaacaaaaaaataatttacaaCATTATAATTCACTTactcaaaaaaattattcatatccaTCCACTGATTATTTATCATCTCAAAAATCAGATTCCTCTGAAATAACTAAATTTTCTGCAGACATGTTAATTGATGACATAGCCGTGGAATGA